From the Cryptomeria japonica chromosome 2, Sugi_1.0, whole genome shotgun sequence genome, one window contains:
- the LOC131859636 gene encoding patatin-like protein 2 → MSNQELLPIDVSGDVGARILSVDGGGVRGLIPMQLLKFLEKQLQKLDGEDARLADYFNIMAGTSTGGLITTMLATPDPNDHKHNRPFSTQKIEDFYLKNASLIFPQPSKWNIFHGIFGPKYNGKHLVDILEQEKFHERRLCDTATNLVIPTFDIKTQFPTIFASHEAKVDPLKNPHLMDVCLSTTAAPTYFPSHQFTTNSSDGKTQVFNLVDGGVAANNPTLIAMNLVTRAVHQDTRIVDKKEHLDHFIVLSLGTGLEEGIEWDAKKAATWGSLKWITHDGRTPLIESIMNASSDMVNIHTALMLHHVKENYLRIQEWQLKGSEAKMDLSTDENLRNLVKKGQELLDKPIRSLNLETGRPETVKNDCTNRMALTKYLL, encoded by the exons ATGTCGAATCAGGAGCTTCTTCCAATCGATGTCTCGGGGGACGTGGGTGCTAGAATCCTGAGTGTCGATGGAGGAGGAGTACGGGGTCTTATTCCTATGCAATTGCTCAAATTCTTAGAGAAGCAGTTGCAG AAATTGGATGGGGAAGATGCCAGACTAGCAGATTATTTCAATATAATGGCAGGTACCAGCACTGGAGGTCTCATCACCACAATGTTAGCCACTCCAGACCCGAATGACCACAAACACAATCGTCCTTTTAGTACCCAGAAAATTGAAGATTTCTACTTGAAGAATGCGAGTTTGATATTTCCTCAACCAAG CAAATGGAATATTTTTCACGGCATTTTTGGTCCCAAATACAATGGCAAACATCTGGTCGATATCTTAGAACAAGAGAAATTTCACGAAAGACGGCTGTGTGATACGGCTACTAACCTGGTGATACCCACCTTCGATATCAAGACGCAGTTTCCTACAATTTTCGCCAGTCATGag GCGAAAGTAGATCCGCTGAAGAATCCACATCTAATGGACGTATGCCTCTCCACAACTGCAGCTCCTACCTATTTTCCATCTCACCAGTTTACAACAAATTCCAGTGACGGAAAGACCCAAGTTTTTAACTTAGTAGATGGAGGAGTAGCGGCTAATAATCCT accttgatagcaatgaacttaGTCACTCGAGCAGTTCATCAGGATACAAGAATAGTCGACAAAAAG GAGCACCTTGACCACTTTATTGTACTTTCTCTTGGAACGGGATTAGAAGAGGGTATTGAATGGGACGCAAAAAAGGCTGCCACATGGGGAAGCTTGAAGTGGATTACTCACGATGGAAGAACGCCTCTCATAGAATCTATCATGAATGCAAGTTCAGACATGGTCAACATTCATACAGCTTTGATGCTCCATCATGTCAAAGAAAACTATCTTAGAATCCAG GAATGGCAACTAAAAGGAAGCGAAGCAAAGATGGACCTCAGTACGGACGAGAACCTGAGGAATCTTGTGAAGAAAGGCCAGGAACTATTGGATAAGCCTATTAGAAGTTTAAATTTGGAGACTGGGCGTCCTGAGACAGTGAAGAACGACTGCACAAACAGGATGGCATTGACTAAGTATCTCCTATAA
- the LOC131859638 gene encoding patatin-like protein 5: MDVCLSTTAAPTYFPSHQFTTNSSDGKTQVFNLVDGGVAANNPTLIAMKLVTRAVHQDTRIVDKKEHLDHFVVLSLGTGLEEGIEWDAKKAATWGSLKWIPHDGRTPLIESIMNASSDMVNIHTALMLHHVKENYLRIQEWQLKGSEAKMDLSTDENLRNLVKKGQELLDKPVRSLNLETGRPEIVKNDYTNRMALTKMAERLSKEKKLRDKRSASSALSMNGHSVGINI; the protein is encoded by the exons ATGGACGTATGCCTCTCCACAACTGCAGCTCCTACCTATTTTCCATCTCACCAGTTTACAACAAATTCCAGTGACGGAAAGACCCAAGTTTTTAACTTAGTAGATGGAGGAGTAGCGGCTAATAATCCT ACCTTGATAGCAATGAAATTAGTCACTCGAGCAGTTCATCAGGATACAAGAATAGTCGACAAAAag GAGCACCTTGACCACTTTGTTGTACTTTCTCTTGGAACGGGATTAGAAGAGGGTATTGAATGGGACGCAAAAAAGGCTGCCACATGGGGAAGCTTGAAGTGGATTCCTCACGATGGAAGAACGCCTCTCATAGAATCTATCATGAATGCAAGTTCAGACATGGTCAACATTCATACAGCTTTGATGCTCCATCATGTCAAAGAAAACTATCTTAGAATCCAG GAATGGCAACTAAAAGGAAGCGAAGCAAAGATGGACCTCAGTACGGATGAGAACCTGAGGAATCTTGTGAAGAAAGGCCAGGAACTATTGGATAAGCCTGTTAGAAGTTTAAATTTGGAGACTGGGCGTCCTGAGATAGTGAAGAACGACTACACAAACAGGATGGCATTGACTAA AATGGCTGAACGACTCTCCAAGGAGAAGAAGTTGAGGGATAAACGGAGCGCATCTTCTGCACTTTCTATGAATGGCCATAGTGTTGGAATAAACATCTGa
- the LOC131051946 gene encoding patatin-like protein 2 → MSNQELLPIDVSGDVGARILSVDGGGVRGLIPVQLLKFLEHQLQKLDGEDARLADYFNIMAGTSTGGLITTMLATIDPNDHKHNRPFSTQKIEDFYLKNASLIFPQPSKWNIFHGIFGPKYNGKHLVDILEQEKFHERWLCDTATNLVIPTFDIKTQFPTIFASHEAKVDPLKNPHLMDVCLSTTAAPTYFPSHQFTTNSSDGKTQVFNLVDGGVAANNPVMPAYLDSNELSHSSSSPGYKNSRQKGLEEGIEWDAKKAATWGSLKWITHDGRTPLIESIMNASSDMVNIHTALMLQHVKENYLRIQEWQLKGSEAKMDLSTDENLRNLVKKGQELLDKPVRSLNLETGRPETVKNDYTNRMALTKMAERLSKEKKLRDKRSASSALSMNGHSVGINI, encoded by the exons ATGTCGAATCAGGAGCTTCTTCCAATCGATGTCTCGGGGGACGTGGGTGCTAGAATCCTGAGTGTCGATGGAGGAGGAGTACGGGGTCTTATTCCTGTGCAATTGCTCAAATTCTTAGAGCACCAGTTGCAG AAATTGGATGGGGAAGATGCCAGACTAGCAGATTATTTCAATATAATGGCAGGTACCAGCACTGGAGGTCTCATCACCACAATGTTAGCCACTATAGACCCGAATGACCACAAACACAATCGTCCTTTTAGTACCCAGAAAATTGAAGATTTCTACTTGAAGAATGCGAGTTTGATATTTCCTCAACCAAG CAAATGGAATATTTTTCACGGCATTTTTGGTCCCAAATACAATGGCAAACATCTGGTCGATATCTTAGAACAAGAGAAATTTCACGAAAGATGGCTGTGTGATACGGCTACTAACCTGGTGATACCCACCTTCGATATCAAGACGCAGTTTCCTACAATTTTCGCCAGTCATGag GCGAAAGTAGATCCGCTGAAGAATCCACATCTAATGGACGTATGCCTCTCCACAACTGCAGCTCCTACCTATTTTCCATCTCACCAGTTTACAACAAATTCCAGTGACGGAAAAACCCAAGTTTTTAACTTAGTAGATGGAGGAGTAGCGGCTAATAATCCTGTAATGCCTGCTT accttgatagcaatgaacttaGTCACTCGAGCAGTTCACCAGGATACAAGAATAGTAGACAAAAag GATTAGAAGAGGGTATTGAATGGGACGCAAAAAAGGCTGCCACATGGGGAAGCTTGAAGTGGATTACTCACGATGGAAGAACGCCTCTCATAGAATCTATCATGAATGCAAGTTCAGACATGGTCAACATTCATACAGCTTTGATGCTCCAACATGTCAAAGAAAACTATCTTAGAATCCAG GAATGGCAACTAAAAGGAAGTGAAGCAAAGATGGACCTCAGTACGGATGAGAACCTGAGGAATCTTGTGAAGAAAGGCCAGGAACTATTGGATAAGCCTGTTAGAAGTTTAAATTTGGAGACTGGGCGTCCTGAGACAGTGAAGAACGACTACACAAACAGGATGGCATTGACTAA AATGGCTGAACGACTCTCCAAGGAGAAGAAGTTGAGGGATAAACGGAGCGCATCTTCTGCACTTTCTATGAATGGCCATAGTGTTGGAATAAACATCTAa